The Ovis aries strain OAR_USU_Benz2616 breed Rambouillet chromosome 11, ARS-UI_Ramb_v3.0, whole genome shotgun sequence genome window below encodes:
- the CACNG1 gene encoding voltage-dependent calcium channel gamma-1 subunit, whose amino-acid sequence MSPTKALKVRVALLCILVGIVLALVAVVTDHWAVLSPHVEHHNATCEAAHFGLWRICTKRIFVGDKERSCGPITLPGEKNCSYFRHFNPGESSEIFEVTTQKEYSISAAAIAIFSLAFIIVGTLCALLSFRKKRDYLLRPAAMFYIFAGLCLSVSAEVLRQSVRRMVDSEHTAWIAHSLAWSFVCACVAAALLLVGGLALLLLALPRMPRDPWESCMDAEPEH is encoded by the exons ATGTCCCCGACCAAAGCCCTGAAGGTCCGAGTGGCCCTCCTCTGCATCCTGGTGGGCATCGTGCTGGCCCTGGTGGCCGTGGTGACAGACCACTGGGCCGTGCTGAGCCCCCACGTGGAGCACCACAACGCCACCTGCGAGGCGGCCCACTTCGGCCTCTGGCGGATCTGCACGAAGCGAATCTTCGTGGGCGACAAGGAGAGGAGCTGCGGCCCCATCACCCTGCCCGGGG AGAAAAACTGTTCCTACTTCAGGCATTTTAATCCAGGCGAGAGCTCGGAGATCTTCGAAGTCACTACTCAGAAAG AGTACAGCATCTCAGCCGCCGCCATCGCCATCTTCAGCCTGGCCTTCATCATCGTGGGCACCCTCTGCGCGCTCCTGTCCTTCCGGAAGAAGCGGGACTACCTGTTGAGGCCGGCCGCTATGTTCTACATCTTCGCGG GCCTCTGCCTCTCAGTGTCAGCGGAGGTCCTGCGGCAGTCGGTGCGGCGCATGGTCGACAGCGAGCACACGGCCTGGATCGCGCACTCGCTCGCCTGGTCCTTCGTCTGCGCCTGCGTCGCCGCAGCTCTGCTCCTGGTGGGCGGCCTCGCGCTGCTGCTCCTCGCGCTGCCACGGATGCCCCGCGACCCCTGGGAGTCCTGCATGGACGCCGAGCCCGAGCACTAG